The following coding sequences are from one Allocoleopsis franciscana PCC 7113 window:
- a CDS encoding abortive infection family protein, which translates to MQISGITISQLALIITGDSNISPYRSRYQLIDFFQEIDSDNADREHLSRREYTECKIKEANGTSNLPIVFRNALDPRNFLETTFELEEVVKKLNVFLEYDKYKIVKIGEFYEVKDNRGMAVELELPFEGSTEISHVFIEEQIQKCERKIREGDFDGAITNARSLLEAVLLYVEKKLSQSPPEYDGKLPKLYTRVQELLNLEPSRKDISQALIQMLQGLTSVVSGLAGVSNMMADRHARKYKPAKHHAVVSVNASKTVADFIFETFSYQLSKGSIGLQTSQTISADEAADPGISKS; encoded by the coding sequence ATGCAGATATCAGGAATAACAATTTCCCAGTTAGCACTAATTATAACTGGGGATAGCAATATTTCACCTTACAGAAGTCGTTACCAACTTATAGACTTTTTTCAGGAAATTGATTCAGATAATGCTGATAGAGAACATTTATCTAGACGTGAATATACCGAGTGCAAAATAAAAGAAGCCAATGGAACTTCTAATTTACCTATAGTTTTTCGTAATGCTTTAGACCCCAGAAACTTTTTAGAAACAACGTTTGAACTTGAAGAAGTTGTAAAAAAGCTAAATGTTTTTTTAGAATATGACAAATATAAAATTGTAAAAATAGGCGAATTCTACGAAGTCAAGGATAACCGAGGTATGGCTGTTGAGCTTGAATTACCATTTGAAGGCTCAACAGAAATAAGCCACGTTTTCATTGAAGAGCAAATCCAGAAATGTGAGCGAAAAATTAGAGAAGGTGATTTTGACGGTGCTATTACAAATGCTCGTTCATTGTTAGAAGCAGTCTTGCTATATGTAGAAAAGAAATTAAGTCAATCTCCTCCTGAGTATGATGGCAAATTACCTAAGCTATATACTCGTGTACAAGAATTACTCAACCTTGAACCATCAAGAAAAGACATTTCTCAAGCTTTAATTCAGATGCTTCAAGGTTTAACTAGCGTTGTTTCAGGTTTAGCTGGAGTAAGTAATATGATGGCTGATAGACACGCTAGAAAATATAAGCCAGCAAAACATCACGCTGTTGTATCTGTGAATGCTTCAAAAACAGTAGCAGATTTTATTTTTGAAACTTTCTCCTATCAATTGAGTAAGGGAAGTATTGGTCTTCAGACTAGTCAGACAATATCAGCAGATGAGGCAGCAGATCCAGGAATATCTAAATCATGA
- a CDS encoding restriction endonuclease subunit S has product MTAIDDLTRLMQKHKKDGWRKVKLKEVCREITVGHVGSMAKEYVDEGIPFLRSQNILPFSLELSSVKYVTPEFHGKLRKSALSPGDVAVVRTGYPGTACVIPSKLSISNCADLVIIRPSEEVNAKYLTCVFNSTWGQGTIAGTLVGVAQQHFNVSAAKEMEVNLPPRQTQDKIAAIIYNYNDLIENNTRRIEILEEMARSLYRQWFVNFRFPGHEQVKMVDSEFGLIPEGWEVTSIGNHINTQKGYAFKSIWYQEEGIKIVKVSDFTNDSIDISKLVSISEEIAGQYKKHELEANDIIIQTVGSWASNPQSVVGKVIRAPKIAAKALLNQNAVKVIPKESINQVFLFYSLKNERFKSYIIGCAQGAASQASITLDAIREFEVLLPPISLLNSFDSFVQPVWALINNLEEKKNNLRYTRDYLLPKIISGEIDLEKFEKNLEGVA; this is encoded by the coding sequence ATGACAGCAATTGATGATTTAACTCGCTTGATGCAAAAACATAAAAAAGACGGTTGGCGCAAAGTCAAACTAAAAGAAGTCTGCCGTGAAATTACAGTTGGTCATGTAGGATCGATGGCAAAAGAATATGTTGATGAAGGTATTCCTTTCTTACGTTCTCAGAATATCTTGCCATTTAGCCTTGAATTATCCTCGGTTAAGTACGTTACACCTGAGTTTCACGGCAAGCTGAGGAAGTCAGCCTTGTCACCAGGAGACGTTGCAGTTGTAAGAACAGGCTATCCTGGCACCGCTTGTGTTATTCCCTCTAAGCTTTCTATATCTAACTGTGCAGACTTAGTTATTATTCGCCCATCAGAAGAAGTTAATGCGAAATATCTTACTTGCGTTTTTAATTCAACTTGGGGACAAGGGACAATAGCAGGAACCTTAGTCGGAGTAGCGCAGCAGCATTTCAATGTTAGTGCTGCAAAGGAGATGGAAGTCAATCTTCCACCTCGCCAAACTCAAGACAAAATTGCAGCGATTATTTACAACTATAACGACCTAATCGAGAACAACACGAGGCGGATAGAGATACTGGAAGAGATGGCGCGATCGCTCTACCGCCAGTGGTTCGTCAACTTCCGCTTTCCTGGACATGAACAGGTGAAGATGGTTGATTCAGAATTTGGGCTGATTCCTGAAGGTTGGGAGGTAACATCTATAGGAAATCATATTAATACTCAAAAGGGTTATGCCTTTAAAAGTATTTGGTATCAAGAAGAAGGGATAAAGATTGTTAAAGTTTCAGATTTTACTAATGATTCTATAGATATTAGTAAATTAGTCAGTATTTCTGAAGAAATAGCAGGGCAATATAAAAAGCATGAACTTGAGGCTAATGACATTATTATTCAAACTGTGGGTTCCTGGGCTTCAAATCCTCAATCTGTAGTTGGCAAAGTAATTAGAGCTCCTAAAATTGCGGCGAAAGCATTGCTTAATCAAAACGCTGTAAAGGTAATTCCAAAAGAATCAATTAATCAAGTTTTCCTTTTTTATAGCCTTAAAAATGAACGGTTCAAAAGTTATATAATTGGCTGCGCTCAAGGTGCTGCTAGCCAAGCCAGTATTACTCTTGATGCCATTAGAGAATTTGAGGTTTTACTACCGCCCATTAGTTTGCTCAATTCTTTTGATAGTTTTGTTCAACCCGTGTGGGCTTTAATAAATAATTTAGAGGAGAAAAAAAATAATCTTCGTTACACTCGTGACTATCTACTACCCAAAATCATCTCAGGTGAGATTGACCTAGAAAAATTTGAAAAAAATTTGGAAGGAGTAGCATAA
- a CDS encoding type II toxin-antitoxin system RelE/ParE family toxin, whose product MSRYLISPSASRDLNAIADYFLTRNVDAGERLFHEFTKKCQYIAQFPNLGKSYSYLRPSLRGLPLDGYIIFYRVVEDGVEIVRVVSGRQDLESLFSESDDG is encoded by the coding sequence ATGAGTCGTTATCTGATTTCACCTTCTGCGAGTCGGGATTTGAATGCTATTGCTGACTATTTCTTGACTAGGAATGTAGACGCTGGAGAGAGGTTATTTCATGAGTTCACTAAAAAGTGCCAGTACATAGCACAATTTCCCAACTTAGGTAAAAGTTACAGTTATCTTCGACCTTCCTTACGGGGGTTGCCTTTAGATGGATACATTATTTTCTATCGAGTTGTTGAAGATGGGGTTGAAATTGTGCGGGTGGTGAGTGGTCGTCAAGATTTAGAATCCTTGTTTTCTGAGTCGGATGATGGATGA
- a CDS encoding ribbon-helix-helix domain-containing protein, which translates to MNISLKPEHEQFIQSQVASGRFANQEEVIDIAFRLLEKLYGEYEQWIEETRNKIDIGIAELDRGEGLDGETVVAGILERFKKARQEQE; encoded by the coding sequence ATGAATATTAGTTTAAAACCAGAACACGAACAATTCATTCAGTCTCAAGTGGCGAGTGGGAGATTTGCTAATCAGGAGGAAGTGATTGATATCGCTTTTCGCTTGTTAGAAAAGCTTTATGGTGAGTATGAACAATGGATAGAAGAAACGCGGAACAAGATTGATATAGGGATTGCAGAACTTGACCGAGGGGAAGGATTAGATGGGGAAACTGTCGTCGCGGGGATTTTAGAGAGATTTAAAAAAGCACGTCAAGAGCAAGAATGA
- a CDS encoding nucleotidyltransferase family protein — MSETKQLPVAIPKEEIEQFCQRHHIRKLSLFGSVLRDDFTPESDIDFLVEFEPRKTPGFFKIVSMEMELSELLEGRKIDLRTPNELSIYFRDRVMDEAVVQYDSN; from the coding sequence ATGAGTGAAACTAAACAATTACCAGTCGCAATTCCCAAGGAAGAAATAGAGCAATTTTGTCAGCGTCACCATATCCGCAAACTGTCTTTATTTGGTTCGGTGTTAAGGGATGATTTTACACCGGAGAGCGATATTGATTTTTTAGTAGAGTTTGAGCCGAGAAAAACTCCGGGTTTCTTTAAGATTGTCAGTATGGAAATGGAACTTTCTGAACTGTTAGAGGGGAGAAAGATAGATTTAAGAACTCCTAATGAGTTGAGTATTTATTTTCGAGACAGAGTGATGGATGAGGCTGTGGTGCAGTATGACAGCAATTGA